One Solea senegalensis isolate Sse05_10M linkage group LG3, IFAPA_SoseM_1, whole genome shotgun sequence genomic window carries:
- the ppm1ka gene encoding protein phosphatase 1K, mitochondrial: MERQWASHGAKQLPQLGHQSPQKQFRWEKNCRGKVMVSSSVLLNVLRRSCSIGTTRPFVNARRSAEPAKALEQVGGATSGVMGVRRASGSVCLDSDRLVTWDSFGIWDNRIEEPILLPSSVRYGKPVPQVSLSRVGSASVQGHRKQNEDRLRVARIHDNLLYFAVFDGHGGPHAADYCYTFMEKFIRDALEEEDDLEKVLKKAFLDADKSLHTHLSYFNAASFLTAGTTATVAMLRDGVELVVGSVGDSRAMLCRKGGAKKLTTDHTPDLRDERQRIYRFGGYVAWDSTGQANVNGRLAMTRSIGDFHLKNSGVIAEPDTRRVMVRHANDSFLALTTDGINFLLSDQEVCDVINQCQDATEAADVITQQALQYGSEDNATAIVVPLGAWGKQPSYAAAYSVSRNFLSSGRWA; the protein is encoded by the exons ATGGAGCGGCAGTGGGCGTCTCATGGGGCAAAGCAGCTGCCGCAGCTTGGACACCAGTCGCCACAGAAACAGTTCAGGTGGGAAAAAAATTGCAGAGGAAAAG TCATGGTGTCGTCTTCAGTGCTACTGAACGTGCTGCGCCGCAGCTGCTCCATCGGCACCACGCGACCCTTCGTCAATGCACGGCGGTCGGCAGAACCCGCCAAAGCTTTAGAGCAG GTGGGCGGGGCTACGTCAGGGGTGATGGGTGTGCGGCGGGCCAGCGGATCAGTCTGTCTGGACAGTGACCGCTTGGTGACCTGGGACTCGTTTGGCATCTGGGACAACAGGATCGAGGAGCCAATactgctgccctctagtgtGAGATATGGAAAACCAGTTCCACAG GTCAGTCTGTCCCGGGTGGGCAGTGCGTCGGTTCAGGGTCACAGGAAACAGAATGAGGACCGTCTCCGCGTGGCCCGTATCCATGACAACCTGCTGTACTTTGCCGTGTTTGACGGCCACGGCGGCCCACACGCCGCCGACTACTGCTACACCTTCATGGAGAAATTTAtcag AGATGCtttggaggaagaagacgaTCTGGAAAAAGTTTTAAAGAAAGCGTTTTTAGATGCAGACaaaagtcttcacacacacctgagctaCTTCAACGCAG cctccttCCTGACCGCCGGCACCACGGCGACGGTTGCCATGCTACGTGACGGCGTGGAGCTGGTGGTCGGGAGCGTCGGCGACAGTCGGGCCATGTTGTGCAGGAAGGGAGGAGCCAAGAAACTCACCACAGACCACACACCTGACCTGAGGGACGAGAGACAACG gaTATACAGGTTTGGCGGCTACGTGGCCTGGGACAGTACGGGTCAGGCTAACGTTAACGGGCGCCTCGCCATGACGCGCAGCATCGGCGACTTCCACCTGAAAAACAGCGGCGTCATCGCCGAGCCCGACACACGGCGGGTTATG GTCCGGCACGCCAACGACTCCTTCCTCGCTCTGACCACTGACGGCATCAACTTCCTGCTGAGTGACCAGGAggtctgtgatgtcatcaaccAGTGCCAGGACGCCACAGAGGCGGCAGACGTCATCACTCAGCAG gCGCTGCAGTACGGCTCTGAGGACAACGCCACCGCTATCGTTGTACCGCTCGGAGCGTGGGGGAAGCAACCGAGCTACGCCGCCGCCTACAGCGTGAGCAGGAACTTCCTTTCCAGCGGGAGGTGGGCGTAG
- the LOC122767205 gene encoding protein phosphatase methylesterase 1-like isoform X2 has product MWEENFDTEHEVGQKLDYSPVSWREYFDQMEDVSVGPADSRDVYRIYKAGSEGPLLVLLHGGGHSALSWAVFTTAITSRVTCRVLAMDLRGHGATEVHQSDDFSTQTMSSDIANVIRACYGAAPPPIVLIGHGVGGAIAVHTSSSMLLPTMVGLVAIDVVEGSAMEAHHSIQNFLKGRPKSFKSMDHAIEWSVKSGQIRNLESARVSVVGQIIRCEVEETDTLEQASPVTDVVVEHNEEFYDQSYVDDKEDAASESVYKWRIDLSKSEKYWDGWFRGTSNLFLACNLPKLLLLAGIDRLDRDLTIGQMQGKFMMQVLPPCGHAVQEDRPERVAEAVAAFLLRHKFAEAIKETRSPDSLTQ; this is encoded by the exons ATGTGGGAGGAGAACTTTGATACTGAGCA TGAGGTTGGCCAGAAGCTGGACTACTCGCCAGTGTCCTGGCGAGAATATTTTGACCAGATGGAGGACGTGAGCGTGGGGCCGGCCGACAGCAGGGACGTCTACAGGATCTATAAAGCTGGGAGTGAAGGTCCTCTTCTGGTTCTGCTGCATGGAGGAGGACACTCGGCCCTGTCCTGGGCCGTCTTCACT ACGGCCATCACCAGCAGAGTGACCTGCAGGGTACTGGCCATGGACCTCAGGGGTCACG GTGCAACCGAAGTCCACCAATCAGATGACTTCTCAACTCAAACTATGTCCAG CGATATAGCCAACGTGATTCGAGCCTGCTATGGTGCGGCTCCTCCGCCCATCGTCTTGATTGGTCATGGCGTCGGAGGGGCGATTGCCGTGCACACATCCAGTAGCATGCTGTTACCAACCATGGTGGGACTGGTGGCCATAGATGTCGTGGAAG GCAGTGCGATGGAGGCGCATCACAGCATACAGAACTTCCTCAAGGGAAGACCCAAGTCCTTCAAATCCATGGACCACGCTATAGAGTGGAG tgtcaAGAGTGGACAAATTAGGAACCTGGAATCGGCCAGAGTCTCGGTGGTTGGTCAGATCATAAG ATGTGAGGTGGAGGAGACCGACACTCTGGAACAGGCCAGCCCAGTCACCGATGTGGTCGTTGAGCACAATGAAGAGTTCTACGATCAAAGCTATGTAGACGACAAAGAAGACGCTGCCTCAGAG AGTGTGTATAAGTGGCGTATCGACCTGTCAAAGTCAGAGAAGTACTGGGATGGCTGGTTTAGAGGAACCTCCAACCTCTTCCTGGCCTGTAACCTGCCTAAACTCCTGTTACTGGCAG GAATCGACCGACTGGACAGAGATCTGACAATCGGCCAGATGCAAG GTAAATTCATGATGCAGGTGCTGCCCCCCTGTGGTCATGCAGTGCAAGAGGACAGACCAGAGAGA gtggctGAGGCTGTGGCTGCCTTCCTGCTGAGACACAAGTTTGCTGAGGCCATTAAGGAAACCAGGAG CCCAGATTCTCTCACACAATGA
- the gprin3a gene encoding G protein-regulated inducer of neurite outgrowth 1, whose translation MQSSSNVPKLERDFTRSESNTNQKAVPKFNLNLSLNSQSNPHAVTNNSKVHGGGKPGAKKGRSRSNLTTTVTSPEERDDSSQRKTKALCRSKTPEVSLAGGSRSDKRLKFTNPSTLSLKTSSPKSSMEQSSTVASPRVMERLRTADISSPKTEESANFSSPKPQTGLTTDMATKTTNKFTVSLKMQTNRREDGRREISPETQAPKTLYSPVSLKIQDQEGDSGDFSQTPTITSISPKPDRENMNTESGIDLRTPSSQSSRTESAPLSAKILQPGLVSPKLSKQRKAIQTSTSMISSSDENLDEENSKVRSGTNIGSKSSSSSKAMTGNKDRLDSRVTLSTKSTSRSRESLDSKSGSASKTSLGSKEGLDFKPASVSKTGLNTKSRMGFRDGLDTNTSGSGSKLSSDFKASQSSKPCLTQSTSRPTLMASSIDVDLVYKLPSSSRPVVSQCKDNSSSKPSSHTEAGSEPGTVQSMRSTRPDSEKRCPVPGLNLGANLVGSSKKVQRSSSSVPGPGVISDSLTPVAASSPKTRTTIISEHAGSAAVDNNPIGLTPGLAFDSITKTPVKADAPVKVGCLMASHGGMRRAGVTDKAGGLPQEPGGISSTLSSKPFHLGDVNASTAVSNVPSLRAMWGASEREEREGGEKHVLENSSSPLHALLPLSAMNVKDAGTMTDPTERHYLWTVERREVGVQVNEDVIIRSASTSPALHREAPTSSLICSPSCQSGSSMVPSLSCIPAGQPPFQHVCKIDIEMSSQSVLPSDVTYKASSLPTCLRTFSFQQSPSLTLETQKNQDVSTESIWEVQTEEKEEKHEAERPQKVLWDEQGMTWEVYGASVDLESLGTAIQFHLESKIREQEKHISTLRKSICSDSSLQGCKMKKSKKKKKKKNGGGILGCCRRSHSVAD comes from the exons ATGCAAAGCTCTTCAAATGTTCCTAAGCTGGAGAGGGATTTTACCCGATCAGAATCGAACACCAACCAAAAGGCGGTGCCCAAATTTAACCTCAACCTCAGTCTAAATTCACAAAGCAACCCCCACGCAGTCACCAACAACTCCAAGGTGCATGGAGGCGGTAAACCTGGAGCAAAAAAAGGGAGATCAAGAAGTAACCTGACAACTACTGTGACATcaccagaggagagagatgaCTCGTCACAGAGAAAAACGAAAGCTCTGTGTCGCTCCAAAACACCTGAGGTGTCACTGGCAGGAGGAAGCAGGAGTGATAAAAGGCTCAAATTTACAAACCCGTCAACACTCAGCCTCAAAACATCCAGTCCAAAATCAAGTATGGAGCAAAGTTCAACTGTTGCTAGCCCCAGGGTAATGGAAAGATTAAGAACAGCAGACATCTCAAGTCCCAAAACAGAAGAATCTGCAAACTTCTCAAGTCCCAAACCACAAACAGGATTGACAACTGACATGGCGACAAAGACTACGAACAAATTTACAGTGAGTctcaaaatgcaaacaaatcgGAGAGAAGATGGCAGAAGAGAAATTAGCCCTGAGACACAAGCACCCAAAACCCTTTACTCTCCTGTTAGCTTGAAAATCCAAGATCAGGAAGGGGATTCCGGTGATTTCAGTCAAACCCCAACAATTACATCAATTTCCCCAAAACCAGACCGAGAAAACATGAATACTGAGTCAGGCATTGACTTACGAACTCCAAGTTCTCAAAGTTCAAGGACAGAATCCGCACCGCTTAGTGCCAAGATCCTCCAACCGGGTCTTGTAAGTCCCAAACTGTCCAAGCAGAGAAAAGCTATTCAGACCAGTACCAGTATGATATCGTCGTCCGATGAGAATCTGGATGAAGAAAACTCAAAAGTTCGATCTGGAACCAATATTGGTTCCAAATCTAGTTCAAGTTCTAAAGCCATGACAGGGAACAAGGACAGGCTGGATTCCAGAGTCACTCTCAGCACCAAAAGCACATCAAGGTCCAGAGAGAGTTTAGATTCTAAAAGTGGTTCTGCTTCCAAAACCAGTTTAGGGTCAAAGGAAGGATTAGATTTTAAACCTGCGTCAGTTTCCAAAACTGGTCTTAATACCAAGTCAAGAATGGGTTTCAGAGATGGCCTGGATACTAACACTTCAGGCTCTGGATCTAAACTAAGTTCAGACTTTAAAGCCAGTCAAAGTTCTAAACCTTGCCTGACCCAATCAACTTCAAGACCTACTCTGATGGCCTCTAGCATAGACGTGGACCTGGTATATAAGTTGCCATCATCCTCAAGAcctgttgtgtctcagtgtaaAGATAACAGCAGTTCAAAACCCAGTTCACATACTGAAGCTGGATCAGAGCCTGGAACAGTTCAGTCTATGCGCTCTACCAGACCTGACTCAGAAAAGAGGTGTCCTGTTCCTGGACTTAATCTTGGGGCTAACCTTGTTGGATCAAGCAAGAAGGTCCAGAGGAGTTCTAGTTCTGTTCCAG GTCCTGGTGTGATATCAGACTCGTTGACACCTGTGGCCGCTTCCAGCCCAAAAACTAGAACTACTATAATATCAGAGCATGCTGGATCTGCTGCTGTGGACAACAATCCCATTGGTCTAACTCCAGGTCTTGCCTTTGACTCCATCACCAAGACACCAGTTAAAGCAGATGCTCCTGTCAAGGTAGGATGTTTGATGGCATCCCATGGGGGCATGAGAAGGGCAGGTGTAACTGACAAAGCAGGGGGTTTGCCTCAAGAACCCGGAGGGATATCAAGCACTTTGTCAAGTAAACCATTTCACCTGGGAGATGTAAATGCCAGCACTGCTGTGAGCAACGTCCCGTCGTTAAGGGCAATGTggggagcaagtgagagagaagagagggaggggggagagaaacaTGTTCTGGAGAATTCTTCCTCACCCCTCCATGCTCTTCTTCCACTAAGTGCCATGAATGTCAAAGATGCAGGTACAATGACCGACCCCACTGAGAGGCATTACCTGTGGACAGTAGAGCGGAGGGAGGTGGGCGTCCAGGTGAACGAGGACGTCATCATACGCTCAGCTTCCACAAGTCCCGCCCTCCACAGGGAAGCTCCCACCTCCTCCCTGATTTGCTCACCAAGCTGTCAATCAGGTAGTTCAATGGTTCCATCACTGAGCTGCATCCCTGCCGGGCAGCCACCCTTCCAGCACGTCTGCAAGATCGACATTGAAATGAGCAGCCAATCAGTGCTGCCATCAGATGTGACATACAAAGCTAGCTCCCTGCCCACCTGTCTACGTACATTCAGCTTCCAACAAAGCCCCAGCCTCACTCTGGAGACACAAAAGAACCAAGACGTTAGCACAGAAAGCATTTGGGAGGTGcaaacagaggagaaggaggaaaaacatgaggCTGAGAGGCCACAGAAGGTGCTGTGGGATGAGCAGGGGATGACGTGGGAGGTGTACGGTGCCTCGGTGGACCTGGAATCCCTGGGCACAGCAATACAGTTCCACCTGGAGTCCAAAATCCGCGAGCAAGAGAAACACATCAGCACTCTTAGGAAGTCCATCTGCTCTGACAGCAGCCTCCAAGGATGCAAGATGAAGAAgagtaagaagaagaagaagaagaagaatggagGAGGGATTCTGGGGTGTTGCAGGAGGTCGCACTCTGTGGCGGACTGA
- the LOC122767205 gene encoding protein phosphatase methylesterase 1-like isoform X1 codes for MWEENFDTEHEVGQKLDYSPVSWREYFDQMEDVSVGPADSRDVYRIYKAGSEGPLLVLLHGGGHSALSWAVFTTAITSRVTCRVLAMDLRGHGATEVHQSDDFSTQTMSSDIANVIRACYGAAPPPIVLIGHGVGGAIAVHTSSSMLLPTMVGLVAIDVVEGSAMEAHHSIQNFLKGRPKSFKSMDHAIEWSVKSGQIRNLESARVSVVGQIIRCEVEETDTLEQASPVTDVVVEHNEEFYDQSYVDDKEDAASESVYKWRIDLSKSEKYWDGWFRGTSNLFLACNLPKLLLLAGIDRLDRDLTIGQMQGKFMMQVLPPCGHAVQEDRPERVAEAVAAFLLRHKFAEAIKETRRFSHTMRSAGW; via the exons ATGTGGGAGGAGAACTTTGATACTGAGCA TGAGGTTGGCCAGAAGCTGGACTACTCGCCAGTGTCCTGGCGAGAATATTTTGACCAGATGGAGGACGTGAGCGTGGGGCCGGCCGACAGCAGGGACGTCTACAGGATCTATAAAGCTGGGAGTGAAGGTCCTCTTCTGGTTCTGCTGCATGGAGGAGGACACTCGGCCCTGTCCTGGGCCGTCTTCACT ACGGCCATCACCAGCAGAGTGACCTGCAGGGTACTGGCCATGGACCTCAGGGGTCACG GTGCAACCGAAGTCCACCAATCAGATGACTTCTCAACTCAAACTATGTCCAG CGATATAGCCAACGTGATTCGAGCCTGCTATGGTGCGGCTCCTCCGCCCATCGTCTTGATTGGTCATGGCGTCGGAGGGGCGATTGCCGTGCACACATCCAGTAGCATGCTGTTACCAACCATGGTGGGACTGGTGGCCATAGATGTCGTGGAAG GCAGTGCGATGGAGGCGCATCACAGCATACAGAACTTCCTCAAGGGAAGACCCAAGTCCTTCAAATCCATGGACCACGCTATAGAGTGGAG tgtcaAGAGTGGACAAATTAGGAACCTGGAATCGGCCAGAGTCTCGGTGGTTGGTCAGATCATAAG ATGTGAGGTGGAGGAGACCGACACTCTGGAACAGGCCAGCCCAGTCACCGATGTGGTCGTTGAGCACAATGAAGAGTTCTACGATCAAAGCTATGTAGACGACAAAGAAGACGCTGCCTCAGAG AGTGTGTATAAGTGGCGTATCGACCTGTCAAAGTCAGAGAAGTACTGGGATGGCTGGTTTAGAGGAACCTCCAACCTCTTCCTGGCCTGTAACCTGCCTAAACTCCTGTTACTGGCAG GAATCGACCGACTGGACAGAGATCTGACAATCGGCCAGATGCAAG GTAAATTCATGATGCAGGTGCTGCCCCCCTGTGGTCATGCAGTGCAAGAGGACAGACCAGAGAGA gtggctGAGGCTGTGGCTGCCTTCCTGCTGAGACACAAGTTTGCTGAGGCCATTAAGGAAACCAGGAG ATTCTCTCACACAATGAGGTCTGCTG